The region GGCGTCGGCGGAGATGCCGAGGCCGGGGGCGATGGCGCCGCCGAGGAACTCGCCTTTGGCGGAGACGACGTCGAAGGTGGTGGCGGTGCCCATGTCGACGACGATGCAGGGGGAGCGGAAGTGCTCGAATGCGGCGACGCAGTTGACGATGCGGTCTGCGCCGACCTCTGCGGGGTTGTCGGTGAGGACGGGGAGGCCGGTGCGGACGCCGGGCTCGACGAAGAGGGGGCGCTGCTTGAAGTACTGCTCGCTGACCTGGCGAAGGATGTGGTCCATGGGGGGTACGACCGACGAGATGGCGATGCCGGTGACGGCGGTGAGGGCGTGGCCGTTGGACTCAAAGAGGCTGCGGAGAATGACGCCGAACTCGTCCGTGGTGCGGGAGCGGGGGGTGGTGATGCGCCAGTTGGTGATGGGGTCTGGGTCGAAGTGCAGGGCTGAGCCGTCGGTGGGGCGGTAGAGGCCGAGTACGGTGTTGGAGTTGCCGACGTCGATGGCTAAAAGCATAAGGCTCCGTGTTTCAGGCTGGGCGTACGCCGCCGGAGAGGACGGTGCGGATGTCGCCTTCCGGGGTGCGGACCTGGAGGAAGCCCTGGGGGTTGAGTCCGCACGTCAGGCCAGTATATCCGCCGGACTCGTCTACGTGGACTCGCTTGCCGGTGACCCAGGTGGAGGACTGGGCGAAGCGGGTGAGGAGGTTGGAGGTGGTGAGGGTGTCGAGCTCGCGATGGAGATGGGTGAGGAAGGCTTCCAGGAGCTGATCGCGGTCCACTGGGCGGTCTGACTCTATGCGGAGCGAGGTGGCTAGTTTGGCTAGATCGGGCGGGAAGGCGGCGTGGTTGAGGTTGATGCCTACTCCGATGACGGCGTAGCGGAGGAGTGGGTCAGGGCCTGATTCTGAGGTGGATTCTACGAGGATTCCTCCGCATTTTTTGGTGCCTAGCAACAGGTCGTTGGGCCAGCGGATGTCGGCGGTGAGGCCGGTGATCTCCTGGATGGCGGATTGTGCGGCTAGGCCGGTGGCTAACGGGATGTGGATGGCCTGGGCGAGGGGGATGCGGGGGGTGGCTAGGATGCTGACGTAGAGACCGTCGCCGGGGGCGGAGTGCCAGGTGTGGCCGCCTCGGCCCCGGCCTGCTGTTTGTTCGTCTGCGAGCCAGACTCCGGAGCGGGTGCCTTGCTGGGCGGCTTCGAGGGCTAGCTGGTTGGTGCTGGTGGTGGTGGCTAGATGAGTGAGCGGGCCGAGGATTGTGGCTTTCGTTTCGGGGCTAAGAGGCATCGGCGGCGATCTTCATGCTGAGGTCTACGGCTACGGCGGAGTGGGTGAGGGCCCCTACGGAGACGAAGTCTACTCCGGCCATCGCGTAATCCCGGACTGTTGCGAGGCTCATGTTGCCGGAGGATTCGATGGGCAGGTTGGGGAGGGCGGCTCGGATCTGCTTGACTGCCTTTTTGGTGGCGGCGGGGGTCATGTTGTCGAGGAGGATGGAATCAGGGCCGCCGGCGATGGCTTCGTCGAGCTCCTGCTGGGAGCGGACTTCCACCTGGACGGGCTGGTTGTGGGGGCGGTTCTTGAGGGCGGCAGCAAGCGCTGCGGGGAGGCCTCCGCCGAGGGAGATGTGGTTGTTCTTGATGAGGATGCCGTCCTGGAGGTCGAGGCGGTGGTTGACTCCTCCTCCGCAGCAGACTGCATATTTATCCAGGGCTCGGAGGCCGGGGATGGTCTTGCGGGTGTCGAGGACCTTGGTTTTGGTGCCGGCGACGGCTTTGACGAACTCCTGGGTGAGGGTGGCGATGCCGCTCATGCGCTGCATGAGGTTGAGGATGACGCGCTCGGTGGAGAGAAGGGCGGAGGCGTTGTAGCGGATGACGGCGATGGTGGCGCCTTTTTTGACGCGGACGCCGTCGAAGATCTCGGGGTGGTGGATGACTTCAAAGCGGCCGAGGGGGCGGTGGCCGGCCTTCTCGGCGAGGGCGGTGAAGAGCTCCAGGAAAACCGGGATGGCACCGAGGCCGGCTACGACGCAGGGCTCCTTGGCGATGATGGTGCCGGTGGCGCGGAGCCTGGGGTTGATGGTGAGGGCCGTGGTCACGTCGAAGGCGGCCTTGTCTTCAATCAGGGCGCCTTCGAGGATCGTCCTGATGCGTTTGCTCTTCCAATCCATCTCGTCATCCTAAACCTGTTGTGTGCATCAGATGTAATACGCCTATGCCGATGCTTGCGATGAGTTTGAGTCACCAGTTTGCGTACCTGATGCTGCTGGCGTTGCCGATTGCGTGTGCCTCATGGACTGTGACGCATGAGGAGGTGTTTCGCGAGCCGAGGGAGTATTGCAAGGACAGGTCGCAGAACTGCAAGCCGCTGGTGGCTCGGAAGTTCTTCTACCTGTTCACTTGCGAGTACTGCTTCTCGCACTATGTGACTGCGTTCTTTCTGATCCTGACGCAGTTTCAGATGCTGTACGACGGGTGGCGCGGGTACCTGATTGCGTGGTTTGCGCTGGTGTGGGTGGCGAACGTTTATATGAGCATCTTCAACCGGCTGCGGCTCGAGATCAAGCATGAGAATGTGGTGATTGCGACTGAGACTGCAGTGCAGAAGAGGGTTGAGGCTGAGATACCGAATTCCCCCGTGGTCTGATTCAAAACTTGATTCTGGTTGTGAGTTTCCAATCGGTTGTTGCCAGGCTGACCAAGAGGCATCCAGGCTTGAGCCCAGCAAGCTCCGTCGTTCCTTGCCCAGCTTTTCGTCACTGGAACACTCCACTCAAACCAGCATTCCACCGGCACGATAAACTAGGGGAATGCCACTTTTCCCCAGCGATTTACCAGAAACTATTTTTGCCCACTGCGATGGAGGCTCCCGCGGAAACCCCGGCCCGTCTGGATATGGAGCTGTCATTACCGACACCGGCGGCCAAAAGATTGCAGAACTTTCTGAATTTTTGGGAATTCGGACGAATAATTATGCGGAGTACTCAGGGCTTCTGGCTGTTTTGGCCTATGCTGTTGAAAATAAGCGTCTTAGCCTCAAGGTCGTATCTGATTCCGAGCTTATGGTGAAGCAGATCCAAGGCAAGTACAAGGTCAACTCGCCCGACCTCAAACCGCTTTGGCAGGAGGCTCGCGACCGCATCGCCAAGCTTAAGTCCTTTGAAATCAGTCATGCACTGCGCCATAAAAACAAGGACGCCGACGCGCTGGCCAATCAGGCCATGGATCGCGGCATGAAAAAAGGCGAATACAAAGCGACACCAACTGCACCACAAATCACCACACGCGAACCACAAAAGACTGTCGCCAGTCCGGTGGCTCTCCCGGCCATGCTGCGTGGCTTCACCAAGGACGGTTCCATCCATCTGCTCGGCGGGGCCACCCTCCCCAACGGCATCTTCGTGAAGATCGTTCCCGAGTAAGGGGATCAGCCCTTGTTCAGTTCCGCCTTCAGGATCTCGCTGACGATCTTCCCGTCGGCCCTGATTCCGCTCGCCAGCAGACGCTGCCGAATCACCTTCATCGCGGTCCCCATATCCTTTGGGCCGGGCCTGATGCCGTCGTTATCGGCGGCCAGGTGCTCGAGCGCGCCCATGATGGTCGTCCGAACCTCCTCCTCGCTTGCCTCCTGCGGGAGGTAGCCCTCGATCATCCCGATCTCGACTGCTTCCCTGGCCGCCAGCTCTGGCCGGTCGCCCTTGGTAAAGCTCTCGATCGACTCCTTGCGCTGCTTGATCAGCGTGGTCAGGATCTGCTGCTCTTCAGCCTCGGTCAGCGGCTCCCGCTTGTCGATCTCCTTGTTCTTCATTGCAGACTTCACCATCCGCAGCGTGGTCAGCCGGTGTTCTTCCCTGGCCTTCATCGCCACGATAATGTCCTTGCCAATCCGTTCTGAAATCATCAACTCGCTCATTGAATCTCACCTCTTCAACCCCGATTATAGGTCGTGCAACCTACCCGCCTCCCCTGCGTAAACCCATACAATAAGAGCCATGATCCGCAAAACTCGCCTCTTCACGCCTGGTCCGACCCCCCTTCTTCCCGCCGCCCAGTTCGCCATGGCCGCCGCCGACATCCACCACCGCACGGCCGAGTTCCGCGCTCTCTACACCCGCGTGCTCGCGCAGCTCAAGCAGTTCGTCGGCACGGAGACCGGCGACATCATCGTCCTCTCCAGCTCCGGTACCGGCGCGATGGAAGCCGCCGTCAGCAACCTGACATCCCCCGGAGATCGCGTGCTGGTTCTGACCGCCGGCAAGTTCGGCGAGCGCTGGACGGCTCTCGCGAAGGCCTTTGGATGTGAAGTCGACGTCGTCTCCGCGCCCTACGGCCAGACCTTCTCGCTCGACGAGGTCAAGGCTGCCCTCAAGCTCGAAACTCGCGCCGTCTTCATGCAGGCCACCGAGACCAGCACCGGTGTCCGCCATTGCACGCCCGGCGTCGCCAAGCTGTTGAAGGATGCGGGCTCTGAGGCCCTGCTCGTGGTCGACGCCATCACCGGCCTTGGCACCACGCATCTGGACATGGACGCCTGGGGCATCGACGTGCTCATCGGCGGCTCGCAGAAGGCGGTCATGATTCCGCCCGGCCTCAGCTACCTCGCCGTGGGACCCAAGGCGTGGGATCGCATGGAAGCGACCTACAATCCGCGTTACTACTTCGATCTCCGCAAGGAGCGCAAGAATGCACGCGCAGGCGAGTCCGCCTATACCCCGGCGGTCGCTCTGATCGCGGCGTTAGGTGCAGCGCTCGACTGGATTGCAGGACAGGCTGCTACGGCTGAGAACCCCGCAGGCAGCATTGCGGAAGGCCGCAAGAAGCTCGTCGACAACGCCGAGACGATCGCAGCCATGACCCGCGCGGCCATGCTCGCGCTGGGCATGACGCTCTTTGCGCCCGACGCACCTTCTTCCGCAGCCACCGCCGTGGTGCCCCCCGCGGGCGTGGACTCCGGCATCTTCGTCAAGGAGTTGAAGAGCCGTTTCGGGGCCATCATTACCAACGGCCAGGGCGAGATGAAGGGTCAGATCTTCCGCATCGCCCACCTCGGCTTCTTCGATTACATGGACACCATCGCGCTCATCGGGGCGTTGGAGCAGGTGATCGTCAAGAGCCTACCGCAGCTCAACGCGCAGTTCGGCACCGGTCTCATTGCGGCCCAGAAGCTCTACGCCGAAGCCTCCCACCCCAAGGCCGAGGCCCAGAAATGCCTTTGCGGCCGCACCGACAAAGCCTGCTCCATGCAAAACCCTGCCGCAAAGTAAGTACTCCCGAACAAAAGAGGCCATCCTTTCGCAGTCTCATCGCGAGAGGGTGGGTCTCGTTTGCGGAAGCAACGCCCCGCCTTCTCCGACCCGGTGGTAATAGAGAGCCCAGCGAAGTTGCCGAAAACCTGTGCGAGAGCTTCGTCTCGACAACCGGAGTTGTCGTGGGTGAAAGGCAAGCTGATTGTCCAACGAAGGGCTTCTAATGAGGCGGCTCTAGTTCGTCGCCTCACTGGAGTTCTTCATCACTGGACAGCAATGGTAGGTTCCGGAGGCCATGGTGTCTGCTTACCTTTATAGGACTGCCAGTGACCACCGGAGGCTGGACATACAAGATTGCCTTTTTCAGATGCCACGACCGCTCCGGGCGAATAGGTCAGGTCGTCGCAAGTGCAAAGCTTTCCTTGCGGTGCTGTTTCTCTACAAGAGACAGCTGACGGTGGTGTCGGAAGGCTAAGGTTCACAACCTTCTTGGTTTGATCTCGGGTGGCTTCTGTTGTGGCTGTCCACTTCGGTCGGCCCTCCGATAACGTACACATCTGAAGGGCTTTCGCGTTGTTTAGCCGCACGATGGTTCCCTGAGGGAATTGTTGGTCAGCAGTTACGCAGCTATTCGAAGCTGCAGCAGGACCGGTCTGCGAAGCGTCATTGGATGAAGATGCAAAGCCGGTTGCAGTTGCGGCAAGCGCAATGACGAGAAGGGTAAGACGGCAAAAGCGGAGGAGAACGGCACCCCCCTTTTTGGGGATGAAAAAGACATAATCAGCTCCATTCGATTGCGCAGGTTGAAACTGTTGACGTGGCTGCGACCAGCGAGCGGCCGCAAGAGGAACTGCTGACAGACCTTGCAAATACCCTGCAGATAATCCGTTGCTGTTACGCCTGCATTTAGAACCAACTCGTCACAGGCGAGCTCCGCTTCACCCTCGATCCGGCGCTCCAGCCATCGCAGGAGAGGATAAAACCAGAAGACACAAACCAAGACGTGTACCGACGAGCGCGTCAGGTTGTCCCAGCGTTTTGCGTGTGCCAACTCATGCAAAAGAATCGCTTCGTATTCAGCGGCTGACAACGTCTCAGGTAAGCTTTCGGGTATGACTAGAACTGGTCGAAAAAGACCCATCAGGTAGGGGTCGCGCGCTTCGGTCGAGGTGCGAATCTCTACTGTTCTTGTCACCCGTAATCTTCGTGACGCCTGCCGAAGTGCTTGTATGTGGTCAGGAGCCGTATTGAGAGAGGTCTTCCCTACCTTGTTGAGAGCCATGATCCAAATAGCCAACAGAACGACGGTTCCTACCACCCAAAATGCCAATGCCACATGCAAAAGCGTTGAATCTTGAAGCGGCTGCGCAAGACTATGTCTACGCTGTATGTCGAGGATGGGGAGCTGGATCTGAAAAGGTTCAATCCGCTGAGGAAGCCGGCGCCGCAATAAAGTTCCAAACATCTGCAGACCTTCAAGTGGAACCGCAAATTTCAACACCGCAGCGAGCAAAAGCATATGCCGGAGACTTGCGGCCTGCCTACGCAACAGCACCACTAACAGCAGCATGAAGCTTGCAAACAACGTCGACTCCAGTAAGTGTCGAGCGACAGACATCATCATGCGGTTGGCCTCTTAAGCTGCTTTTCTATAGCTCGAATATCCGCAAGGCTCAGATCGCCGCTTTCAACCAGGTGAGAGATCACGGGCTTTGCGGATCCTCCAAAAAGATCTAGCAAGTCTCGGATGAGTCGGCGATGCACGGCTTCGCGCGTAAAAACGGCTTCAAAAATTAGCGCATTTCCGATCTTCTTTACTCGGCGAACAGCATTTTTCTCCTCCAGACGAACGAGCATGGTCTGCACCGTTGTGTAAGCCAGCCTGTTTTCTTCCGACAGGCTTTCGTGAATTTCGCGGACCGATGAAGGGCCCAGCTTCCACATCTGTTCCAGCAGCTGCAACTCCGATTTTGCTATGCGCTTGTCCATGAACTATCCTTGTCGCTGAATCTACTACTAATGTAGTTTTGTTGGCAAGAGAATTTGCTAACCGATCATCAGCATTTTTTCTCTTTAGCCCACCGACGGTGACTGCTCGTGTTGTTACTCCTGAAACGGACGATTGAGAGCGGAACAGCGTTGTGCCTCGAAAACAGGGTTTTGGGAAATGTGGAGGAGAGCGGTCGTTTGCTTCCGCAAACGATGCCCACCCTAACCGACGATAGAACCGTCGGTGAGGATGGGGCACACGGAGGTTGTGGTTTGTTCTTAGGAACGGGGTTTTCGGACTGCTGAACAGCAGCCCTAACCCAACCGAAGCCTCAGAGACCCCCACCTCAACCTCCCCAGACCCAGCAAATCCCTTCCTCTTCGGCACCAGCTTCTTCACCACGCTCGCCAGGATGTACAGCACGCCAACCAGGCTCAGGCCTGCCTACCCTCGCTGCCCGTAATCCCGCTTGAAAGCGATGCCATCCCCCTGCCGCACGAGCCAGGGTTTCAGCCTGTCCTGTTTGGTGATGCACCCAAAGAACTTGTTGCCCTGCCCGCTTACCCACGGCAGACGGTTCGCCACGGCCTGAAACCCGTGCAGGCCGGCGAGAAAAAGCCCAGGTCCCAACACCTTCGTGAAGCTTCCGATCCTCGTCTGATTTCGCCGGGCAAGCTCTGCGCGATCGACATTGAAGTCCCAGTACGAGCGCGCATAAAGAGCGAAGTCCGACTCCGCCAGGAACGAAGCCGTGGCCTTCTGCATATCTCGCCGATCCCAGCGATAGATGTAGTTCGGGATGCAGGTATTGCGAACACCGCCCGACTCAAAGCCGCATGCCACCACGGCCGGCAGTTCATAGGGAAAGGAAAGACGAAACCGCACCAACGCGCGCATCAGCAGCGAGTCGTTCGGCTCAAGGAAGATCACGTTCCGGCGGCTGACGCGCAGCATCTCCAGCAAGGCCGCATGGGGCGAGCGGCAGTGGTGCAGCACCGCGTGCGCCAGGACCAGGTCGTAGCTTCCATCGGCCAGCGGCATCTTCTCTACATCCGCATAGACCGTATCCAGTTCGACTCCCTCCATGCGGGGTGGGCCGGAGGCAGCGACCGCATCGACATTGGAGAGAGTCATCCGCCGAAACCCGACGCCACGCAGCATCTCGGCATCCTCATAGCTGCCGCCGACGATCAACTCATGGCAACCTGGATCGATGCCGGCTGCCTGGATACACTCGGCCAGTGTCTTCTGGAAGAGGGTCCGATCCACAACAGGGCTTCGCACAGCCTCTTCACGATCCTTCAGGACGTTCATGGACTCGCTTCCTTGGGCTCAAACCAGAGTGACGACTTAGTGCTCCTGGCCGGGCTTATAAGCTTCCCGACACAAGACGGTGCACCGGGATCTGTTCCAGTATGCAGAGCCGGCATCCGCTGGTTGTCACCGGGATGTCTTCGTTTCGTCTTGCCCTACCGCTCCCCAGGTCCTGCCATCACTGTCCCGGAGCCGTCTCGTAGGCTCACCAACTCACCCTCAACAGCGAAACCCCATCCCGCGGCAAACTCATCTTCACCTCCATCACTCCCCCTTTCACCTCCACCCACTCGGGACTCGTCAACATCTCCAACCGTCCCGATGCCTGCAGCTCTTTGTACTGCTCCTCCGTAGGCTTCTGCGGCGACCCCATTCCCTTCCACACCGTGTACGAGTTGCTATGCGTATCGTCCAGACGATAGTGCTCCAGCAGAACGCGGGTAACTCCCGCGGGCATGCCACCGATGCTTACTGTGGTCTTCGCAGCAGCAGCCTTCCCATCGATATCGTCATAGTTCCAGACCAGCACCGCCGCGCTGCGATCGCCCTTCGTCGCCAGCGCATCCACGTCAGCCTTTTCTCTTACGCCAGCGGCGAGCTTTGCGTCCAGATCCACTCGGCCCGAGCTCGTCACCGCGACCCTGCTGCCGCTCATCAGTCCGAACATCCGGAAGACGTTCAGCACGGGCTTGTCGACACCATTTGTTGCAAGGTCTCGAAAGCCCTCAAAGTACTCCTTATCCTCAAACTCAAACGACCAGCTCAGCATCCCGAGGAGGTTCACGCCGTGGCGGTCCTGCAGCTCGAACAAGCCCTTCAAGGCATCGGCCGTATACGCCGGATAGAGGGT is a window of Granulicella tundricola MP5ACTX9 DNA encoding:
- a CDS encoding GatB/YqeY domain-containing protein, whose product is MSELMISERIGKDIIVAMKAREEHRLTTLRMVKSAMKNKEIDKREPLTEAEEQQILTTLIKQRKESIESFTKGDRPELAAREAVEIGMIEGYLPQEASEEEVRTTIMGALEHLAADNDGIRPGPKDMGTAMKVIRQRLLASGIRADGKIVSEILKAELNKG
- a CDS encoding class I SAM-dependent methyltransferase, which encodes MNVLKDREEAVRSPVVDRTLFQKTLAECIQAAGIDPGCHELIVGGSYEDAEMLRGVGFRRMTLSNVDAVAASGPPRMEGVELDTVYADVEKMPLADGSYDLVLAHAVLHHCRSPHAALLEMLRVSRRNVIFLEPNDSLLMRALVRFRLSFPYELPAVVACGFESGGVRNTCIPNYIYRWDRRDMQKATASFLAESDFALYARSYWDFNVDRAELARRNQTRIGSFTKVLGPGLFLAGLHGFQAVANRLPWVSGQGNKFFGCITKQDRLKPWLVRQGDGIAFKRDYGQRG
- a CDS encoding ribonuclease HI family protein, encoding MPLFPSDLPETIFAHCDGGSRGNPGPSGYGAVITDTGGQKIAELSEFLGIRTNNYAEYSGLLAVLAYAVENKRLSLKVVSDSELMVKQIQGKYKVNSPDLKPLWQEARDRIAKLKSFEISHALRHKNKDADALANQAMDRGMKKGEYKATPTAPQITTREPQKTVASPVALPAMLRGFTKDGSIHLLGGATLPNGIFVKIVPE
- a CDS encoding pyridoxal-phosphate-dependent aminotransferase family protein, which encodes MIRKTRLFTPGPTPLLPAAQFAMAAADIHHRTAEFRALYTRVLAQLKQFVGTETGDIIVLSSSGTGAMEAAVSNLTSPGDRVLVLTAGKFGERWTALAKAFGCEVDVVSAPYGQTFSLDEVKAALKLETRAVFMQATETSTGVRHCTPGVAKLLKDAGSEALLVVDAITGLGTTHLDMDAWGIDVLIGGSQKAVMIPPGLSYLAVGPKAWDRMEATYNPRYYFDLRKERKNARAGESAYTPAVALIAALGAALDWIAGQAATAENPAGSIAEGRKKLVDNAETIAAMTRAAMLALGMTLFAPDAPSSAATAVVPPAGVDSGIFVKELKSRFGAIITNGQGEMKGQIFRIAHLGFFDYMDTIALIGALEQVIVKSLPQLNAQFGTGLIAAQKLYAEASHPKAEAQKCLCGRTDKACSMQNPAAK
- a CDS encoding M56 family metallopeptidase, translated to MMMSVARHLLESTLFASFMLLLVVLLRRQAASLRHMLLLAAVLKFAVPLEGLQMFGTLLRRRLPQRIEPFQIQLPILDIQRRHSLAQPLQDSTLLHVALAFWVVGTVVLLAIWIMALNKVGKTSLNTAPDHIQALRQASRRLRVTRTVEIRTSTEARDPYLMGLFRPVLVIPESLPETLSAAEYEAILLHELAHAKRWDNLTRSSVHVLVCVFWFYPLLRWLERRIEGEAELACDELVLNAGVTATDYLQGICKVCQQFLLRPLAGRSHVNSFNLRNRMELIMSFSSPKRGVPFSSAFAVLPFSSLRLPQLQPALHLHPMTLRRPVLLQLRIAA
- the nadC gene encoding carboxylating nicotinate-nucleotide diphosphorylase, with protein sequence MDWKSKRIRTILEGALIEDKAAFDVTTALTINPRLRATGTIIAKEPCVVAGLGAIPVFLELFTALAEKAGHRPLGRFEVIHHPEIFDGVRVKKGATIAVIRYNASALLSTERVILNLMQRMSGIATLTQEFVKAVAGTKTKVLDTRKTIPGLRALDKYAVCCGGGVNHRLDLQDGILIKNNHISLGGGLPAALAAALKNRPHNQPVQVEVRSQQELDEAIAGGPDSILLDNMTPAATKKAVKQIRAALPNLPIESSGNMSLATVRDYAMAGVDFVSVGALTHSAVAVDLSMKIAADAS
- a CDS encoding type III pantothenate kinase, producing the protein MLLAIDVGNSNTVLGLYRPTDGSALHFDPDPITNWRITTPRSRTTDEFGVILRSLFESNGHALTAVTGIAISSVVPPMDHILRQVSEQYFKQRPLFVEPGVRTGLPVLTDNPAEVGADRIVNCVAAFEHFRSPCIVVDMGTATTFDVVSAKGEFLGGAIAPGLGISADALFTRAARLPRIEVKRPAKVIGTGTVDNIQIGLYYGYIGLVDGILERMILELALTNGPMENIRTIATGGLAGLIAAGSKYIGEVDPNLTLTGLRLVFERNLERQEKQRRRSQ
- a CDS encoding biotin--[acetyl-CoA-carboxylase] ligase; this encodes MPLSPETKATILGPLTHLATTTSTNQLALEAAQQGTRSGVWLADEQTAGRGRGGHTWHSAPGDGLYVSILATPRIPLAQAIHIPLATGLAAQSAIQEITGLTADIRWPNDLLLGTKKCGGILVESTSESGPDPLLRYAVIGVGINLNHAAFPPDLAKLATSLRIESDRPVDRDQLLEAFLTHLHRELDTLTTSNLLTRFAQSSTWVTGKRVHVDESGGYTGLTCGLNPQGFLQVRTPEGDIRTVLSGGVRPA
- a CDS encoding BlaI/MecI/CopY family transcriptional regulator; translated protein: MDKRIAKSELQLLEQMWKLGPSSVREIHESLSEENRLAYTTVQTMLVRLEEKNAVRRVKKIGNALIFEAVFTREAVHRRLIRDLLDLFGGSAKPVISHLVESGDLSLADIRAIEKQLKRPTA